One genomic region from Kiritimatiellia bacterium encodes:
- a CDS encoding Na+/H+ antiporter subunit E, whose product MNPAFSRNILIQAALLMGFWLALSGIMDVFHVAIGAVAVALVIVLSRRTRNRPSAGEEKVPGVRLNLFRFLLFIPWLVKEIVVASLQVAYIVLHPRVPADPVLLRFKTRLPGAGARVILGNSITLTPGTLTLRIWQDEFLVHALSPVSFGGIVNGTLPRQVARLYSPAGPQSPAGPVYDLVVIKSKKEL is encoded by the coding sequence ATGAACCCGGCTTTTTCCAGAAATATTCTTATCCAGGCGGCCTTGCTGATGGGTTTCTGGCTGGCATTGAGCGGCATCATGGATGTCTTTCATGTTGCCATTGGCGCCGTGGCGGTGGCGCTGGTGATCGTGCTCAGCCGGCGGACGCGGAACCGCCCGTCCGCCGGGGAAGAGAAGGTTCCCGGCGTGCGTTTGAACTTATTTCGCTTCCTACTCTTTATTCCCTGGCTGGTAAAGGAGATTGTTGTCGCCAGTTTGCAGGTTGCTTATATTGTCCTGCATCCGCGCGTGCCGGCCGATCCCGTGCTCCTGCGGTTCAAGACACGCCTGCCCGGCGCGGGCGCGCGGGTCATCCTGGGCAATTCAATCACCTTGACCCCGGGCACCCTTACTTTGCGGATTTGGCAGGATGAATTTCTGGTGCATGCGCTTTCCCCCGTCAGTTTTGGAGGTATAGTGAACGGAACATTGCCACGGCAGGTGGCCCGGCTCTATTCGCCGGCGGGACCGCAAAGCCCGGCCGGCCCGGTTTATGATCTGGTAGTTATCAAATCAAAAAAGGAGTTGTAA
- a CDS encoding monovalent cation/H+ antiporter complex subunit F: MATPFTIMAVILTVIIFIPLYRVVKGPTLWDRMLGAGAIGSKTMVLICIIGVLYDRMDMFVDIALAYAALNFISVIAIARYLNTARPKNG, translated from the coding sequence ATGGCAACCCCGTTTACCATTATGGCGGTAATTCTTACCGTCATCATTTTTATTCCGCTCTACCGGGTGGTGAAAGGGCCGACCCTCTGGGACCGCATGCTCGGGGCCGGCGCGATCGGGTCCAAAACCATGGTTCTGATCTGCATCATCGGGGTTCTTTACGATCGGATGGACATGTTTGTTGATATTGCCCTGGCCTATGCCGCTTTGAATTTCATCAGTGTAATCGCCATTGCGCGTTATTTGAATACCGCGAGGCCCAAAAATGGCTGA
- the mnhG gene encoding monovalent cation/H(+) antiporter subunit G has product MADIQDIIAVIMVSAGAFFMLIGGIGIIRLPDFFARTHAIGKNDTLGIMLILGGLAVHVGFSLISVKLVIALLFVGLTNPTASHALAQSAIVSGLKPWFRGDEPDSGGEA; this is encoded by the coding sequence ATGGCTGATATTCAGGATATTATCGCGGTGATCATGGTCAGCGCCGGCGCGTTTTTCATGCTGATCGGCGGAATCGGCATCATCCGTTTGCCGGACTTTTTTGCGCGCACCCATGCCATCGGAAAAAACGATACCTTGGGAATCATGCTTATACTGGGCGGGTTGGCGGTGCATGTTGGTTTCTCTTTGATCAGCGTCAAGCTGGTTATTGCCCTGCTCTTTGTGGGGCTTACCAATCCCACCGCTTCCCATGCCCTGGCCCAGTCGGCCATTGTGTCCGGCCTGAAGCCATGGTTCCGCGGGGATGAGCCGGATTCCGGGGGGGAGGCATAA
- a CDS encoding DUF4040 domain-containing protein produces the protein MHWELEITLFVFLIVTAVIALSVRDLLTSVVILSVYSFLAALIFVSIGAIDVAFTEAVVGAGIVGVFLVIAIFKTTRRCQD, from the coding sequence ATGCACTGGGAACTGGAAATCACGCTCTTTGTCTTCCTGATTGTTACCGCCGTCATCGCGCTTTCCGTCCGGGATCTGCTGACTTCGGTGGTGATCTTGAGCGTCTACAGTTTTCTGGCCGCGCTGATTTTTGTTTCAATCGGAGCGATTGACGTGGCCTTTACCGAGGCGGTCGTGGGCGCCGGCATTGTCGGCGTCTTCCTCGTCATAGCCATTTTTAAAACCACCCGGAGGTGCCAGGATTGA
- a CDS encoding MnhB domain-containing protein, whose protein sequence is MRQSENDPITLLVSRLLTPFIMLFGIYVIFHGHYSPGGGFQGGAMLAAALILTRLTSGIRNAQPQFQSSRAIPLGALGVLIFFGTGLTAMLAGGDFLDYKFLPLAGYGAAVLRSYGILIIEIGVGLAVMAILVGICDNLLEDTDNA, encoded by the coding sequence ATGCGACAGTCTGAAAATGATCCCATTACCCTGCTGGTGAGCCGTTTATTGACTCCTTTTATCATGCTTTTCGGGATTTATGTGATCTTTCATGGCCATTACAGTCCCGGCGGCGGTTTTCAGGGCGGCGCTATGCTGGCCGCCGCCTTGATTCTAACGCGGCTGACTTCCGGCATCAGGAACGCTCAACCGCAGTTTCAATCATCCCGCGCCATCCCTTTGGGGGCGTTGGGAGTGTTGATTTTTTTCGGGACCGGGCTGACGGCCATGCTGGCCGGCGGCGATTTTCTGGACTACAAATTTCTACCGCTGGCCGGATACGGCGCGGCCGTGCTGCGTTCTTACGGTATTCTTATCATTGAAATCGGCGTGGGATTGGCGGTCATGGCGATTCTGGTTGGAATTTGTGATAATCTTCTGGAGGACACGGACAATGCTTGA
- a CDS encoding cation:proton antiporter subunit C, whose product MLDFLLGHYAYWFILALLTIGLYGMIMKRNLVKKLVGMTILQSAIILFWVVIASKWNATVPVIVPEIPCSQAANYINPLPHTLMLTAIVVGVATLGVALALLIIIYRNYKTLEENVLIDRMK is encoded by the coding sequence ATGCTTGATTTTTTGCTTGGCCATTATGCCTATTGGTTTATCCTGGCGCTTTTGACCATCGGACTCTATGGGATGATTATGAAAAGAAACCTGGTCAAAAAACTGGTCGGCATGACCATCCTGCAGTCGGCCATCATCCTTTTCTGGGTGGTCATCGCCTCAAAGTGGAATGCCACGGTGCCGGTCATAGTTCCCGAAATACCCTGCTCACAGGCGGCCAATTATATCAATCCTCTGCCCCATACCCTTATGCTGACCGCCATCGTGGTCGGGGTGGCCACCCTGGGAGTGGCGCTGGCCCTGCTGATTATTATCTATCGCAATTATAAAACTCTTGAAGAAAATGTCTTAATTGACAGGATGAAATGA
- a CDS encoding monovalent cation/H+ antiporter subunit D family protein, giving the protein MTLPNSPALIPVIYLAASLFIALAGMRRKRTAYPLALFAAAAACSVAIFNIPLALCAGAVHYCFGGWPPPIGIEYVLDPLSAFVTAVMALISLAVLIHSRRSVPLELAGKEAPYYTVLMLLLCGFNGIVLTGDFFNLYVFLEIASLAGYGLVGLGEKRSPVAAFRYLIMGTLGASFYLMGLAFLYLATGSLNMADVARILPHVSGAPVLFTAVSLMTIGLGIKMAVFPLHGWLPDAYTYAPSTSVAILAPLGTKIAAYAIIRVLFYIFGVQYVSRDFPVTTVIGWLSAFGIIYGSIMAMTQTELKRMLAYSSVAQIGYIGMGIGLASPLGLIGAVLHVLNHAFMKACLFLVAGNLRARAGHTLISALNESYRRKMPWTFAAFTVAALSMIGVPPLAGFFSKWYLALAAIDANNWIFLAVILLSSLLNAVYFFNILERVYLRPSGASVPEARSGAELAGPQSEASPSLLAPTLALALGILALGLFNAVIVKKLILPMLPAGM; this is encoded by the coding sequence ATGACTCTCCCGAATTCGCCGGCTTTGATCCCGGTTATTTATCTGGCCGCTTCTCTGTTTATCGCCCTTGCGGGCATGCGCCGCAAAAGGACGGCTTATCCGCTGGCGCTTTTCGCCGCCGCCGCGGCTTGTTCGGTCGCCATATTTAATATTCCCCTGGCGCTGTGCGCCGGAGCGGTCCATTACTGTTTTGGCGGATGGCCTCCGCCCATCGGGATTGAATATGTCCTGGATCCCCTCTCGGCCTTTGTAACCGCCGTGATGGCTTTGATTTCTCTGGCCGTCCTGATTCATTCCCGCCGTTCCGTGCCGCTTGAGCTGGCCGGAAAAGAGGCCCCTTACTACACCGTCCTGATGCTTTTATTGTGCGGATTCAACGGCATTGTGCTGACGGGAGACTTTTTTAATCTCTATGTCTTTCTGGAAATCGCTTCGCTGGCGGGATACGGCCTGGTTGGCCTGGGCGAAAAGCGGTCGCCGGTGGCCGCTTTCCGGTACCTGATCATGGGCACCCTGGGCGCTTCTTTTTACCTGATGGGGCTTGCCTTTCTCTATCTGGCCACTGGCTCCCTGAACATGGCGGATGTTGCGCGCATTCTTCCCCATGTTTCCGGCGCCCCGGTTTTATTCACAGCCGTCTCTCTGATGACCATCGGCCTGGGCATTAAAATGGCGGTCTTTCCCCTGCACGGCTGGCTGCCGGACGCCTATACCTATGCGCCTTCCACCTCCGTGGCCATTCTGGCGCCTCTTGGAACCAAAATCGCCGCCTATGCCATTATCCGCGTGTTGTTTTATATTTTCGGTGTCCAGTATGTGAGCCGTGATTTTCCCGTCACAACCGTGATCGGCTGGCTTTCCGCATTTGGAATCATTTACGGCTCAATAATGGCCATGACCCAGACGGAATTGAAGCGCATGCTGGCTTACAGCAGTGTGGCGCAGATCGGTTATATCGGCATGGGGATTGGCCTTGCCTCGCCCCTGGGATTGATCGGGGCGGTCCTGCATGTGCTCAATCACGCGTTCATGAAAGCCTGCCTGTTCCTGGTGGCCGGCAATCTCCGCGCCCGGGCCGGACATACCCTGATCTCCGCCTTGAACGAATCATACCGCAGGAAAATGCCCTGGACTTTCGCGGCCTTTACGGTCGCGGCCCTTTCCATGATCGGCGTCCCGCCCCTGGCCGGTTTTTTCAGCAAGTGGTACCTGGCCCTGGCCGCCATTGACGCAAACAACTGGATTTTCCTGGCGGTTATTCTGCTCAGCAGTCTCTTGAACGCAGTCTATTTTTTCAACATACTGGAGCGGGTCTATCTCCGGCCTTCCGGCGCCTCCGTTCCGGAAGCGCGATCCGGGGCGGAGCTTGCCGGGCCGCAAAGTGAAGCCTCGCCTTCATTGCTGGCGCCAACCCTGGCGCTGGCGCTCGGCATCCTGGCATTGGGATTGTTCAATGCTGTGATAGTTAAAAAACTGATTCTGCCGATGCTCCCCGCGGGCATGTGA
- a CDS encoding cation-transporting P-type ATPase produces the protein MITPPLHETRWHQLPAEEAARRLEVNFQEGLSAEETQRRRAEYGLNQMTARRGTPAWLKFIQQFNQALVYILLAAAAVSAAMGEWVDAAVIFGVVIVNAIVGFIQEFKAERAIEALAKMVRTEATVRRAGRKQRVPSAELVPGDIVLLQSGDSVPADLRLFAVRSLQVEEAALTGESVPAQKNVQLLPADTVLGDRRNYGFAGTLVTYGQAEGVVVATGNRTEMGRIATMISGAVDLSTPLTRKIAEFSRLLLYVILGLAALTFVVGLLRGESVADMFMAAVALAVGAIPEGLPAAVTITLAIGVARMAKRRAIIRKMPAVETLGSTTVICSDKTGTLTENQMTVSRIWAGGEVFEVTGGGYEPAGEIMSGGRHADLKTSPALNECLLAGLLCNDSQLARHESRLKVEGDPTEAALIVAAQKAGFDPQETAARLPRVDVIPFESEHMFMATLHRDGGGRTIYKKGSLERLLARCAKVLDGAGNEIPLDAGAANRAVEEMTAQGLRVLAFARRRVPADHAKLAHEDVAGGLTLLGLQGMIDPPRTEAIRAVAQCQSAGIEVKMITGDHKGTASAIGRQLGLHGGKGSTGQAEAVTGGELEQIPDDQLAETAERAAIFARVAPEQKLRLVRALQSRGHIVAMTGDGVNDAPALKQADIGVAMGITGTDVAKGAADMILADDNFASIEAAVEEGRNVFDNLTKFITWTMPTNGGEGLLILAAILLGTALPVLPVQLLWINMSTALLLGLMLVFEPKEQSLMSRPPRDPGQPILTPLLILRIALVSIFMVAGGFAVFLMEKNQGTTLPEARTAVVNTIVIVETFYLLNCRSLTRSFFSLGFFSNMWIAGGIATMLAAQLLFTYAPFMNKLFHSAPISGPAWIKITAIGLIIFTAIEIKKRLGARRRPA, from the coding sequence ATGATCACACCCCCTTTACATGAAACCCGATGGCACCAACTGCCGGCGGAAGAAGCCGCCCGGCGGTTGGAGGTAAATTTTCAAGAGGGCCTTTCCGCCGAAGAAACGCAACGCCGCCGGGCCGAGTACGGCCTGAACCAGATGACCGCGCGGCGCGGCACTCCGGCCTGGCTGAAATTCATTCAGCAGTTCAATCAGGCGCTCGTCTACATCCTGCTCGCCGCCGCCGCCGTTTCCGCCGCGATGGGCGAGTGGGTGGATGCGGCCGTCATTTTCGGCGTGGTCATTGTTAACGCCATCGTCGGGTTCATTCAGGAATTCAAAGCCGAACGGGCCATTGAGGCGCTGGCCAAAATGGTCCGCACCGAAGCAACCGTGCGACGCGCGGGCCGCAAACAGCGCGTTCCCTCGGCCGAACTGGTGCCGGGCGATATCGTCCTGCTGCAATCCGGCGACAGCGTGCCCGCTGACTTGCGCCTGTTCGCGGTCCGCAGTCTCCAGGTGGAGGAAGCCGCGCTCACCGGCGAGTCCGTGCCGGCGCAGAAAAACGTCCAGTTGCTGCCCGCCGATACCGTGCTGGGCGACCGCAGAAATTACGGATTCGCCGGCACGCTCGTCACTTACGGCCAGGCCGAAGGCGTGGTCGTCGCCACCGGCAACCGGACCGAGATGGGCCGCATTGCCACGATGATTTCCGGGGCGGTGGACCTGTCCACGCCGCTCACGCGCAAGATCGCCGAATTCAGCCGGCTTCTGCTCTATGTGATCCTTGGCCTGGCAGCGCTGACTTTTGTGGTGGGATTACTGCGCGGCGAGTCAGTGGCGGATATGTTTATGGCGGCGGTGGCGCTCGCGGTCGGCGCGATTCCCGAGGGTCTGCCGGCGGCCGTAACCATCACGTTGGCCATCGGCGTCGCCCGCATGGCCAAGCGCCGCGCCATTATCCGCAAGATGCCCGCCGTGGAAACGCTCGGCAGCACAACCGTTATCTGCTCGGATAAAACCGGCACGCTCACTGAAAATCAAATGACCGTCAGCCGCATCTGGGCCGGCGGGGAGGTGTTTGAAGTTACCGGCGGCGGCTACGAACCAGCCGGTGAAATAATGAGCGGCGGCCGGCATGCGGATTTGAAAACAAGCCCGGCGCTGAATGAATGCCTGCTCGCCGGTTTACTTTGCAATGATTCCCAGCTCGCGCGCCACGAAAGCCGGCTAAAGGTGGAAGGCGATCCCACCGAAGCCGCGCTTATCGTGGCCGCGCAAAAAGCCGGATTTGACCCTCAGGAAACCGCCGCGCGCCTCCCGCGCGTGGATGTGATCCCTTTTGAGTCCGAGCACATGTTCATGGCCACCCTGCACCGCGACGGCGGCGGCCGCACGATCTACAAGAAAGGATCGCTGGAACGTTTGCTGGCCCGCTGCGCCAAAGTCCTTGACGGCGCCGGAAACGAAATCCCGCTTGATGCCGGCGCGGCCAATCGCGCCGTTGAAGAAATGACGGCGCAGGGACTGCGCGTGCTGGCCTTCGCGCGCCGCCGCGTCCCGGCGGACCACGCAAAGCTCGCGCATGAAGACGTGGCGGGCGGCCTCACCCTGCTGGGACTGCAGGGCATGATTGATCCGCCGCGCACGGAAGCCATCCGCGCGGTAGCGCAATGTCAAAGCGCCGGAATTGAAGTAAAGATGATCACCGGAGACCACAAGGGCACGGCCAGCGCCATCGGCCGGCAACTCGGCCTGCACGGCGGAAAAGGCAGCACCGGACAAGCGGAGGCCGTAACCGGCGGCGAACTGGAGCAAATCCCCGACGATCAACTGGCGGAAACCGCCGAACGCGCGGCCATATTTGCGCGTGTCGCGCCCGAGCAAAAACTGCGCCTCGTGCGCGCCCTGCAAAGCCGCGGCCACATCGTGGCCATGACCGGCGACGGCGTGAACGACGCCCCCGCTCTCAAGCAGGCCGATATAGGCGTGGCCATGGGAATCACCGGCACGGATGTGGCCAAGGGCGCGGCGGACATGATTCTGGCCGACGACAACTTTGCCTCAATTGAGGCGGCGGTGGAGGAAGGACGGAATGTATTTGACAATCTTACCAAGTTCATCACCTGGACCATGCCGACCAACGGCGGCGAGGGACTGCTCATCCTGGCCGCGATTCTTCTCGGCACGGCCCTGCCGGTCCTGCCGGTCCAGCTCTTGTGGATCAACATGAGCACCGCCCTGCTGCTGGGCCTGATGCTGGTTTTTGAGCCCAAGGAACAGAGCCTTATGTCGCGGCCGCCGCGCGATCCCGGCCAGCCGATTCTGACTCCGCTGTTAATCCTGCGGATAGCGCTCGTCTCAATTTTCATGGTCGCGGGCGGATTTGCGGTCTTCCTCATGGAAAAGAACCAGGGCACAACCCTGCCCGAGGCCCGGACCGCGGTGGTTAATACGATCGTTATCGTGGAAACATTCTACCTCTTGAACTGCCGTTCGCTCACGCGCTCGTTTTTCTCGCTGGGCTTCTTTTCCAACATGTGGATCGCGGGCGGCATAGCGACCATGCTCGCGGCGCAACTGCTCTTCACCTATGCGCCTTTCATGAACAAGTTGTTTCACAGCGCGCCGATCAGCGGGCCGGCCTGGATAAAAATTACCGCCATCGGGTTGATTATCTTCACGGCAATTGAAATCAAAAAGCGGCTTGGCGCGCGGCGGCGGCCGGCATAG
- a CDS encoding monovalent cation/H+ antiporter subunit D family protein, whose translation MDTVYTSFVPLCAVLVSLLAVPLILFSSRHPNLREFWTILAGLIKFGLVLSLVPGVLEGRMAVFRLMEISPGIELALKADAFGVFFAIISSGLWILTSFYSIGYMRGLAEHKQTRYFSCFTVCLSATIGIAFAANLLTFVVFYEILTVAAYPLVIHKETREAVLAGRKYLLYTLTAGVLLIAATAWTYQINGSLDFKPGGMFTDISFSSGTLTALFFLFLGGVGVKAAIMPLHSWLPTAMAAPTPVSALLHAVAVVKAGVFGIVRVAGFVFGPELMRAFGLNTILAVFAGATIILASLLAFKQDNLKRRLAYSTIAHLSYVALGTALLSPAAFAGGIMHIASHAVMKITLFFCAGAIYVTLRRENVSELDGAGKIMPLTFLAFAAVAAGLAGIPPLNGFVSKWYLGLGSLQAGTWIPLAILIISGLLNIGYLFPVVYRAFCKPAAESFRRPGGAENLRGKWEASPAMLVPLLITALFSILLGLNPDLFFHFYRLAVQISAGVLGGGGL comes from the coding sequence ATGGATACAGTCTATACATCTTTTGTGCCGCTCTGCGCCGTGCTGGTTTCTTTGCTGGCGGTCCCCTTGATTCTTTTCAGTTCGCGTCATCCCAACCTGCGGGAGTTCTGGACAATCCTGGCCGGCCTGATAAAATTCGGTCTGGTTCTTTCGCTTGTTCCGGGCGTTCTGGAAGGACGCATGGCGGTCTTTCGTCTCATGGAAATCTCGCCCGGCATTGAGCTGGCCCTCAAAGCCGATGCCTTCGGCGTATTTTTTGCGATAATCTCTTCCGGCCTGTGGATTCTGACTTCCTTTTATTCCATCGGATATATGCGGGGCCTGGCCGAGCACAAGCAGACCCGCTATTTTTCCTGTTTCACGGTGTGTCTTTCGGCCACGATCGGCATTGCCTTTGCGGCCAACCTGCTGACCTTCGTGGTCTTTTACGAAATCCTGACCGTTGCCGCCTATCCGCTGGTCATTCACAAGGAGACCAGGGAAGCCGTTCTGGCCGGTAGAAAATACCTGCTTTACACCCTTACGGCCGGCGTGCTCTTGATCGCCGCCACGGCCTGGACCTATCAAATCAACGGCAGCCTGGATTTCAAACCGGGCGGCATGTTCACGGATATTTCATTTTCTTCCGGCACGCTCACGGCATTGTTCTTCCTGTTCCTGGGCGGAGTGGGGGTCAAGGCCGCCATTATGCCTCTCCACAGCTGGCTGCCGACCGCCATGGCGGCGCCCACGCCGGTCAGCGCCCTTTTGCATGCGGTGGCGGTGGTGAAAGCCGGCGTATTCGGAATTGTCCGCGTGGCGGGATTCGTTTTCGGCCCGGAACTGATGCGGGCATTCGGATTAAACACAATCCTGGCGGTGTTCGCGGGCGCCACCATTATTCTGGCCTCTTTGCTGGCATTCAAGCAGGATAATTTGAAGCGGCGGCTGGCTTACTCCACCATTGCGCATTTATCCTATGTGGCGCTCGGAACGGCCTTGTTATCCCCGGCGGCATTTGCGGGCGGGATCATGCACATCGCCAGCCATGCCGTTATGAAAATCACGCTCTTTTTCTGCGCCGGTGCCATTTATGTGACTTTGCGCAGGGAAAATGTCAGCGAATTGGACGGGGCCGGCAAAATCATGCCTTTGACTTTTCTGGCCTTTGCCGCGGTGGCCGCCGGGCTGGCCGGCATTCCGCCGCTGAACGGGTTTGTCAGCAAGTGGTATCTCGGGCTCGGCTCTCTGCAGGCGGGGACATGGATCCCGCTTGCCATCCTGATAATCAGCGGACTGCTCAACATCGGTTATTTATTTCCGGTTGTGTATCGCGCCTTTTGCAAACCGGCCGCGGAATCGTTTCGCCGGCCCGGCGGCGCTGAAAACCTGCGCGGAAAATGGGAGGCTTCGCCGGCCATGCTGGTCCCGCTTCTCATCACCGCCTTGTTTTCCATTTTGCTCGGCCTGAATCCCGACTTGTTTTTCCATTTTTACCGCCTGGCCGTCCAAATCAGCGCCGGCGTGCTGGGGGGAGGGGGACTATGA
- a CDS encoding Na(+)/H(+) antiporter subunit D, with the protein MMLTELFFAAARMAVLPAVILVLGALALPLLPRAHRSFFFLAFPLLALYAVWALPGEPAVAIRVMDYQLILFQADSLSRVFGTVFSLIVFIGGIYAFHLRDTGQQSTALLYAAGALGVTFAGDYFTLFIFWEIMAVASTFLVWARRTPESGRAGMRYLLMHVFGGGLLFAGILLYYLQNNSLLLEKLLPDGSAAAWFIMAGVALNAAVPPLHAWLTDAYPKATVTGAVFMSALTTKTAVYVLIRLFPGWEILLYLGVMMALYGVVFAVLANDIREILAYHIVSQVGYMVAGVGIGTEMALNGSTAHAFSHILYKALLFMGAGAVLQTTGKSKLTELGGLAKSQPLMLWLYMIGAFSISGFPLFNGFISKSMVVAAAGEAHYGWAVLLLLLASMGTFLHTGLKLPYFTWYAEDRCITPLKAPKNMLIGMALAAFLCMLYGVMPSLLYRILPYSVDYRPYTIAHLAETTQILIFTFVGFWVLREKLAGTSTITLDTDWFYRWPARPVRRYFVDTVDAVFSAAETFISGLVRSLAAFRHNPAVIFSHAAGRQTFNPDFYRPATQFLIVAVLLVFVILAAWGLLAAGKFR; encoded by the coding sequence ATGATGTTGACTGAACTCTTTTTTGCGGCGGCAAGGATGGCGGTTCTTCCCGCGGTTATCCTTGTCTTGGGCGCGCTGGCATTGCCGTTGCTCCCCCGTGCGCATCGGTCGTTTTTCTTTCTGGCATTTCCGCTGCTGGCCCTCTATGCGGTCTGGGCCCTGCCGGGCGAGCCGGCGGTCGCCATCCGGGTCATGGACTATCAACTGATCCTTTTCCAGGCTGATTCTCTCAGCCGGGTGTTTGGCACCGTGTTCAGCCTGATCGTTTTTATCGGTGGTATTTACGCGTTTCATCTGCGGGACACCGGCCAGCAAAGCACGGCCCTGCTCTATGCTGCCGGCGCATTGGGCGTAACGTTTGCCGGTGATTATTTTACCCTGTTTATTTTCTGGGAAATTATGGCGGTGGCCTCAACATTCCTGGTCTGGGCGCGGCGTACGCCCGAGTCCGGCCGGGCGGGAATGCGCTACCTACTGATGCATGTCTTCGGTGGCGGCCTGCTTTTTGCCGGCATTCTCCTGTATTATCTTCAGAACAACTCATTGCTTCTGGAAAAATTATTGCCGGACGGGTCCGCGGCCGCCTGGTTTATCATGGCCGGAGTGGCCTTGAATGCGGCGGTTCCGCCCCTGCATGCCTGGCTCACGGACGCCTATCCCAAAGCCACGGTTACCGGCGCAGTGTTTATGAGTGCGCTCACCACCAAGACGGCGGTGTATGTGCTGATCCGTCTTTTTCCCGGCTGGGAAATTCTGCTTTACTTAGGCGTGATGATGGCGCTGTACGGCGTGGTGTTCGCCGTGCTAGCCAATGATATCCGCGAAATTCTTGCCTATCATATCGTCAGCCAGGTGGGCTACATGGTGGCCGGGGTGGGAATCGGAACCGAGATGGCTTTAAACGGTTCAACCGCCCACGCTTTCAGTCATATCCTTTATAAAGCGCTCCTGTTCATGGGTGCCGGGGCGGTTTTACAGACCACCGGCAAAAGCAAGCTTACCGAATTGGGCGGTTTGGCAAAGTCCCAACCGCTGATGCTCTGGCTGTATATGATCGGGGCCTTTTCCATTTCCGGGTTTCCGTTATTCAACGGATTTATTAGCAAATCCATGGTGGTTGCCGCGGCTGGCGAGGCCCATTACGGGTGGGCAGTGCTTCTTTTATTACTTGCCTCGATGGGAACATTTCTTCATACCGGATTGAAGTTGCCGTATTTTACCTGGTATGCCGAGGATCGTTGCATCACGCCCCTGAAAGCGCCTAAAAATATGCTGATCGGAATGGCCCTGGCGGCATTTCTATGCATGCTTTACGGAGTCATGCCCTCTTTACTCTACCGAATATTGCCTTATTCTGTTGACTACCGGCCTTACACCATTGCCCATCTGGCGGAAACCACCCAAATCCTGATATTTACTTTTGTGGGTTTCTGGGTTTTAAGGGAAAAACTGGCCGGAACATCAACCATAACCTTGGATACAGATTGGTTTTATCGCTGGCCGGCACGACCGGTGCGGCGCTATTTTGTGGATACCGTGGATGCTGTGTTTAGCGCCGCCGAAACCTTCATTTCCGGCCTCGTCCGCTCTCTGGCGGCTTTCCGGCATAATCCGGCCGTTATTTTCAGCCACGCGGCCGGACGGCAAACTTTCAACCCCGACTTCTACCGCCCCGCCACGCAGTTTTTGATTGTCGCGGTTCTGCTTGTCTTTGTGATTCTGGCGGCGTGGGGGTTGTTGGCGGCCGGCAAATTCCGGTGA
- a CDS encoding mechanosensitive ion channel, with amino-acid sequence MGERIVFDGHDGPVERIGFRSTRIRTLEGHQVTIPNSEMVNKTLQNIGKRPYIRRLANITITYGTSPEKVQRALDIIKEILSNHEGMNPEFPPRVFFSGFNDSSLNLMMLYWYHPPDYWKYMAFSEQVNFLILERFNAEGIEFAFPSQTVYLADDAKRQAALNSYQ; translated from the coding sequence ATCGGCGAGCGGATCGTCTTTGACGGGCATGACGGTCCGGTGGAACGCATCGGTTTTCGTTCAACGCGAATCCGCACGCTGGAAGGGCACCAGGTAACCATCCCGAATTCGGAGATGGTCAACAAAACCTTGCAGAACATCGGCAAGCGTCCGTATATCCGCCGGCTGGCGAACATCACTATCACCTACGGCACGTCCCCTGAAAAAGTTCAACGCGCGCTGGATATCATCAAGGAAATTTTAAGCAATCACGAGGGCATGAACCCCGAATTTCCCCCGCGCGTTTTTTTCAGCGGCTTCAACGATTCTTCCCTGAATCTCATGATGCTTTACTGGTATCACCCGCCGGATTACTGGAAATACATGGCATTTTCCGAACAGGTCAATTTTCTGATCCTGGAACGCTTCAACGCCGAAGGCATTGAGTTTGCCTTCCCGAGCCAGACGGTTTATCTTGCCGATGACGCCAAGCGCCAGGCGGCATTAAACAGTTATCAATAA